The following is a genomic window from Funiculus sociatus GB2-C1.
TGCATAAGACCATTGCTGAGGGCTGCTGAGGTGTAATATTCCAAAACAGAAACTCGATCCTACCAACCCAACAACGTTTAACCCCACTGCTGGCAGCATCACACCCCGAAACAACAATTCTTCACTCAAACCGGGTAACAGTCCCAGCCAAATTAAATCAAGCCACAATAAAGGTTTTAGCACCAATTCTAGGTAGTAATCTGCGCTGCGCTGGTAAGCAGGCCAAAGGCGATAGACTATGCTACTAGCACCACTGATTCCCAGCCCCAAGCCCACCCCTAAAAGTAAAGCTTTTACTGTCAGGCTCAGGGGTAGGAGAGAGATGGAACCAAATTGCAAGCACAGCTTGGAGATTAGCAGCAACACAACAGCTGTCGCCCCCATTGCAATTAGAATTTGGGTGCGCGTCAGGGGTTCGATTTCGGGATTCTCAGGAAGCTGTTTTGTCGCCATTTTGATTTTTGAGTTTTGAGTTTTAGGCTGGGGATTGCCTACTTACTGAATTTCGATTATCGACGAGAGCGCCATTCTCAGGGCAGATGGACTAATGCCTGCTCGATGAGCTACCAAGACACCCAACGCCTCTAAATATGAGTTTACCCGTAATGCTTTAATTCCCAGCTGTTCTGGAGGAACTTGCATTTGAGTTTTATTTTCTTGGACGGCAATAATTTGTGCTTTCGACTGGC
Proteins encoded in this region:
- a CDS encoding CPBP family intramembrane glutamic endopeptidase, producing the protein MATKQLPENPEIEPLTRTQILIAMGATAVVLLLISKLCLQFGSISLLPLSLTVKALLLGVGLGLGISGASSIVYRLWPAYQRSADYYLELVLKPLLWLDLIWLGLLPGLSEELLFRGVMLPAVGLNVVGLVGSSFCFGILHLSSPQQWSYAVWATTVGLLLGYSALATGNLLVPIVAHITTNVISSCLWKLDYKKL